The following coding sequences lie in one Panicum virgatum strain AP13 chromosome 6N, P.virgatum_v5, whole genome shotgun sequence genomic window:
- the LOC120679681 gene encoding uncharacterized protein LOC120679681 yields the protein MKAYPVGNIDLPVMFGSKANFRTETLTFEVVDWKGAYHTILGHPAYAKFMAAYVSSREYFNLATTAANSAELGQLRATTPECRPDPAKPSQAPAFISTNETKPVVVDDTDPTKMVQVGTQLSAK from the exons ATGAAGGCGTACCCGGTCGGCAACATCGACTTGCCGGTCATGTTCGGCAGCAAAGCCAACTTCCGCACCGAAACCCTCACGTTTGAGGTGGTGGACTGGAAGGGGGCGTACCACACCATTCTCGGCCACCCCGCctatgccaagttcatggcg GCCTACGTCAGCAGCCGCGAATACTTCAACCTCGCCACCACTGCGGCAAACTCAGCTGAGCTTGGCCAGCTTCGCGCCACCACTCCCGAGTGCCGTCCTGACCCTGCCAAGCCTAGCCAGGCACCGGCCTTCATCTCAACCAATGAGACCAAGCCAGTCGTGGTCGACGACACCGATCCAACCAAGATGGTGCAGGTGGGCACCCAGCTGTCGGCCAAATAG
- the LOC120679682 gene encoding uncharacterized protein LOC120679682, translating into MKESDQLATSFITLYGSYYYMSMLFSLKNAGATYQQCMQACFSDQINPPIDPDRPDPPRATVAVYVDDIVVKTPRADDLVATVSTTFANLKRFNIKLNPEKCTFGVPKGKLLRYMVSERGIEANRDKIAAITNMGPIRGVKGVQRLTGCLAALSRFIARLGERGLPLYKLLKKSDTFVWTYEAQAALDRLKTLLSSPPVLVAPDPCKPLLLYLAATIHVVIAALVVEREEKGHALKVQHPVYFVSEVLPDTKSRYPQTQKLLYTVIMVAKKLQHYFTEHEVSVVTSFPLGEVVRNRDAVGRISKWAVELMGYDVKFMPRTAIKSQALADFIAEWREVQAPTPEISHEYWTLYFNGSVMGPGAGAGVILVSPEGGKFQYTVRIHFPASNNVAEYEALISGLRITIDIGATCLYVYGDSKLVIDQVMMNSNCESPLMDAYCQEVRKLEGRFQGLELHHIPRKQNPDPDALAKMAADRKPAPNGVFVNDLNVPSAREKQPATDKTKTRKTEHAEKTEHVPSDPAPDQGKELLFEIHTGICGHHAAPCSLVGKAFRKEFYWPTALRNAEEIVRACKGCQFYAKQTHLPAQALQTIPITWSFAVWGLDMVGPHKKALGGFTHLLVTIDKFTKWIEAKPITTIDSKEAVKFFLDIVYRFGVPNSIITDNGTNFTSHYFQEFAEGYGIRIDWASVGHPRTNGQVERANGLILQGLKLRIFDMLKKFAGRWVEELLAVL; encoded by the exons ATGAAggaatccgaccagctcgcgacatcCTTCATCACGCTTTATGGCTCATACTATTACATGTCGATGCTGTTCAGTCTTAAGAATGCAGGGGCAACATACCAGCAATGCATGCAAGCCTGCTTCTCCGACCAGATCAACCCGCCGATCGACCCCGACCGGCCGGACCCGCCTCGGGCGACGGTCGCGGTCTACGTTGACGACATCGTCGTCAAGACGCCACGCGCGGACGACCTAGTTGCCACCGTGAGCACCACATTTGCAAATCTCAAGAGGTTCAATATCAAATTGAATCCTGAGAAATGCACGTTCGGTGTGCCTAAGGGCAAACTTCTCAGGTACATGGTGTCCGAGCGCGGCATTGAAGCCAACCGCGACAAAATCGCGGCTATCACCAACATGGGACCCATCCGTGGCGTCAAAGGCGTCCAGAGGTTAACCGGGTGCCTAGCAGCGCTCAGCCGGTTCATCGCCCGGCTGGGAGAGCGAGGCCTGCCGCTATACAAACTCCTCAAGAAATCCGACACCTTTGTATGGACGTACGAGGCACAGGCGGCCCTCGACCGCCTCAAGACTCTCTTATCCTCTCCACCGGTGCTCGTGGCTCCAGATCCCTGCAAACCCCTTTTGCTTTACCTGGCAGCCACTATCCATGTGGTCATCGCCGCTCTGGTGGTTGAAAGGGAAGAAAAGGGACACGCCCTTAAGGTCCAACATCCCGTATATTTCGTCAGCGAAGTACTGCCTGACACCAAGTCACGGTACCCGCAGACACAAAAACTCCTCTACACCGTCATCATGGTGGCCAAGAAGCTGCAACACTACTTCACCGAGCATGAGGTGTCGGTCGTCACCTCGTTCCCACTCGGAGAAGTTGTCCGCAACCGCGATGCCGTGGGGCGGATATCCAAATGGGCGGTGGAGCTGATGGGCTATGACGTCAAGTTCATGCCGCGCACGGCGATAAAGTCTCAGGCCCTGGCcgacttcatcgccgagtggaGGGAAGTTCAAGCTCCAACCCCAGAAATCTCTCACGAGTACTGGACCCTCTACTTCAACGGATCGGTCATGGGACCCGGCGCGGGGGCCGGGGTCATCCTGGTCTCCCCAGAAGGAGGCAAGTTCCAGTACACAGTCCgcatccacttccccgcatcaAACAACGTCGCTGAGTATGAGGCGCTCATCAGCGGCCTCCGCATAACCATCGACATCGGGGCAACCTGCCTGTACGTCTACGGTGACTCCAAGCTAGTAATCGACCAGGTCATGATGAACTCTAACTGCGAGAGCCCTCTCATGGACGCATACTGCCAGGAAGTACGTAAGCTAGAAGGGAGATTCCAGGGTctggagctccaccacatcccACGGAAACAAAACCCCGATCCGGACGCTCTCGCAAAGATGGCCGCCGACCGCAAGCCGGCGCCCAATGGCGTTTTCGTCAATGACCTGAACGTGCCGTCAGCACGAGAGAAGCAGCCGGCCACAGACAAGACAAAAACAAGGAAAACAGAGCATGCAGAGAAAACAGAGCATGTTCCCTCCGACCCAGCCCCCGACCAG GGCAAAGAGCTTCTTTTCGAGATACACACCGGGATCTGCGGACACCACGCTGCACCATGCTCCTTGGTCGGAAAAGCTTTCCGGAAAGaattctactggccaacagcactgcGCAACGCGGAGGAGATCGTCCGTGCATGCAAAGGCTGCCAATTCTacgcaaaacaaacccacctgcCAGCCCAAGCCCTTCAGACCATTCCCATAACATGGTCATTCGCCGTGTGGGGTCTAGACATGGTCGGGCCACACAAGAAGGCACTAGGAGGGTTCACCCACTTACTTGTCacaatcgacaagttcacaaaatggatagaggcaaaaCCGATAACCACAAtcgactccaaggaggccgtcAAGTTCTTCTTGGACATCGTTTACAGATTTGGCGTGCCCAATTCCATCATTACCGATAACGGAACCAACTTCACAAGCCACTATTTCCAAGAGTTCGCGGAAGGATACGGGATCCGGATCGACTGGGCATCGGTCGGACATCCGCGCACAAACGGGCAAGTCGAAAGAGCTAACGGCCTAATCCTCCAAGGGCTCAAATTGCGCATTTTTGACATGCTCAAAAAGTTCGCGGGGCGTTGGGTGGAAGAACTGTTGGCAGTGC